From a single Haloarcula sp. DT43 genomic region:
- a CDS encoding DUF7116 family protein, giving the protein MGAVTTSLDEQARSIFDDLGYTVSRTGTELRAERGWRVVTVSVLDSQDPIPEGGDMRCFVTRTGEATHLSRRLTRREVPYDWAVIGITEDGEYEVVRHPGEATVPAEANT; this is encoded by the coding sequence ATGGGGGCCGTTACCACATCACTCGACGAGCAGGCCCGGTCGATATTCGACGACCTCGGATACACCGTGTCGCGCACTGGCACCGAACTGCGAGCGGAGCGCGGCTGGCGCGTCGTCACCGTCTCGGTGCTCGACTCGCAGGACCCGATACCCGAGGGCGGCGACATGCGCTGTTTCGTCACACGCACGGGCGAGGCGACGCACCTCAGCCGCCGTCTCACCCGGCGAGAGGTACCGTACGACTGGGCCGTCATCGGCATCACCGAGGACGGCGAGTACGAAGTGGTCCGTCACCCCGGCGAGGCGACCGTACCGGCCGAGGCCAACACTTAG
- a CDS encoding DUF5816 domain-containing protein: MDALDGPDGETLYVDRSDGDIGTKGAFYVVYRDADREHRWGYFCSNCETFNNAMDSMGRIRCNDCSNLRKAEEWDAAHE, from the coding sequence ATGGACGCACTCGACGGACCCGACGGCGAGACGCTGTACGTCGACCGGAGCGACGGCGACATCGGCACGAAAGGCGCGTTTTACGTCGTCTACCGCGACGCCGACCGCGAGCACCGCTGGGGCTATTTCTGCAGCAACTGCGAGACGTTCAACAACGCCATGGACTCGATGGGGCGCATCCGCTGTAACGACTGCTCGAACCTCCGGAAGGCCGAGGAGTGGGACGCGGCCCACGAGTAG